A region of the Vibrio tubiashii genome:
CAGCGCTACTAACAAGTGAAGCGAAAATTCAGGAACAGCAAGATGGTGTGCTACGTGCGAAGGCTGAAGTTGAAAACATGCGTCGCCGTACTGAAACTGAGATCGATAAAGCGCGTAAATACGCTCTAAACAAGTTTGCGGAAGAACTGTTGCCAGTTATCGATAACTTAGAGCGAGCAATTCAAGCCGCTGACACTGAAAACGAAGTGGTTAAGCCACTGCTTGAAGGTGTGGAACTGACGCACAAAACGTTTGTAGACACGGTTTCTAAGTTTGGTCTAAAAGAGATCAACCCTG
Encoded here:
- the grpE gene encoding nucleotide exchange factor GrpE, whose protein sequence is MSNEENKVTEEELDQIIEEAEKVEAAAQEVEAELEEIGDEKDAKIAQLEAALLTSEAKIQEQQDGVLRAKAEVENMRRRTETEIDKARKYALNKFAEELLPVIDNLERAIQAADTENEVVKPLLEGVELTHKTFVDTVSKFGLKEINPEGEVFNPEMHQAMSIQESPDHEANTVMFVMQKGYELNGRVIRPAMVMVAK